One Streptomyces sp. R28 DNA window includes the following coding sequences:
- a CDS encoding TetR/AcrR family transcriptional regulator: protein MSVRTPGAARADLVADTALALLAERGMRGLTHRAVDETAGLPQGSTSNLARTRQALLELAVRRLAEREARVLALEEMPDPRGGLDSLVDGLAQAIHRSLTRNRELTLARYELALDATRRPELRAYFDATGARFRDQVTALVTAMGSTDPARHVLSLVAWADGLMFSCVAGSFSTETPSPAEVRAGLRELLAGMLGR from the coding sequence ATGTCCGTACGCACCCCGGGCGCCGCACGCGCCGACCTCGTCGCCGACACCGCCCTCGCGCTGCTCGCCGAGCGCGGCATGCGCGGGCTCACGCACCGGGCCGTCGACGAGACGGCCGGGCTGCCGCAGGGTTCCACGTCCAACCTCGCCCGCACCCGACAGGCGCTGCTGGAGCTGGCGGTACGGCGGCTCGCCGAGCGCGAGGCACGCGTACTGGCACTGGAGGAGATGCCGGACCCGCGCGGTGGCCTCGACTCGCTGGTCGACGGCCTGGCCCAGGCGATCCACCGCTCCCTGACCCGCAACCGCGAACTGACGCTGGCCCGCTACGAGTTGGCCCTCGACGCGACGCGCCGCCCCGAGCTGCGCGCCTACTTCGACGCCACGGGCGCCCGCTTCCGCGACCAGGTCACCGCCCTGGTGACCGCGATGGGGTCGACGGACCCGGCCCGGCACGTGCTGTCCCTGGTCGCCTGGGCGGACGGGCTGATGTTCAGTTGCGTGGCCGGGTCCTTCAGCACCGAGACACCGAGCCCGGCGGAGGTACGGGCGGGGCTGCGCGAGTTGCTGGCCGGGATGCTCGGCCGCTGA
- a CDS encoding chloramphenicol phosphotransferase CPT family protein, producing MEHLDDVAPRRGLIIFLNGTSSSGKSSIAAELLRILDEPYFHMPVDSFHAMRSKVPVPQDLLATVLHRTWQGFHRAVAGMAAAGNNVVVDHVLSAEWRLRDCLSLFVPPDVVLVKVHCGPQELERRERERADRPPGLAASQLERVHAHGVYDVECDTGRSTPQECARLIKDFLPRRPSPTAFEQLRRSAVTLGS from the coding sequence ATGGAGCATCTTGACGACGTGGCGCCGCGTCGCGGCCTGATCATCTTCCTCAACGGCACGTCCAGTTCGGGCAAGTCGAGCATCGCTGCCGAACTGCTGCGCATCCTGGACGAGCCGTACTTCCATATGCCTGTCGATTCCTTCCACGCGATGCGTTCCAAGGTGCCCGTCCCGCAGGACCTGCTCGCCACCGTCCTGCACCGCACCTGGCAGGGCTTCCACCGCGCGGTCGCGGGCATGGCCGCCGCCGGCAACAACGTCGTCGTCGATCATGTGCTGAGCGCCGAGTGGCGGCTCAGGGACTGCCTGTCGCTCTTCGTGCCACCGGACGTCGTCCTCGTCAAAGTGCACTGCGGTCCGCAGGAGTTGGAGCGCCGGGAGCGCGAGCGCGCCGACCGGCCGCCCGGCCTCGCCGCCAGTCAGCTGGAGCGGGTGCACGCTCATGGCGTCTACGACGTGGAGTGCGACACCGGCCGCAGCACACCGCAGGAGTGCGCCCGCCTCATCAAGGACTTCCTGCCCCGCAGGCCCAGCCCCACCGCCTTCGAACAGCTGCGACGATCAGCGGTCACTCTGGGCTCGTAG
- the lnt gene encoding apolipoprotein N-acyltransferase, with translation MKTISYWLASPWRRSAAATLAGALPVLAYPEPSLWWLAYVALVPWIALLRSAPTEKRALYDGWWGGFGFMLAMHHWLVPSLHVFTFVIAALLGALWAPWGWLVRRLLAGKPPPGRVAAALAVLPSGWLLIELVRSWQGLGGPWGVLGSSQWEVEPALRLASVGGVWLISFLVVAVNVAVAVLVAVRRCRVPAVAGLLATAVATSAAWVWSPRPDVSDRVRIAVVQPGVIQGGAGADRRFDREEQLTRDLAGQDVDLVVWGESSVGYDLDDRPDFARRLAALSRETGANILVNVDARRSDKPGIYKSSILVGPDGPTGARYDKMRLVPFGEYIPLRSMLGWATSVGKAAAEDRRRGTEQVVMDAGHGLRIGPMVCFESAFSDMSRNLTDDGAQVLIAQSATSTFQQSWAPEQHASLAALRPAETGRPMVHATLTGVSAVYGPSGQRIGSWLGTDESTSAVYDVPLAGGVTPYVRFGDWPVRAALLIIAAWGASEGIRTLRPRLRRPAPEPPVQPARTAHGSPARPGR, from the coding sequence ATGAAGACGATCAGCTACTGGCTCGCTTCGCCGTGGCGGCGCTCGGCCGCCGCCACGCTGGCCGGTGCGCTGCCCGTGCTCGCCTATCCGGAGCCGTCGCTGTGGTGGTTGGCGTACGTCGCCCTGGTCCCGTGGATCGCGCTGCTGCGCTCCGCACCGACCGAGAAGCGGGCGCTGTACGACGGCTGGTGGGGCGGGTTCGGCTTCATGCTGGCGATGCACCACTGGCTGGTGCCGAGCCTGCATGTGTTCACGTTCGTCATCGCGGCCCTGCTCGGCGCGCTGTGGGCCCCCTGGGGCTGGCTGGTGCGCCGTTTACTGGCCGGGAAGCCGCCCCCGGGCCGGGTCGCCGCTGCTCTTGCCGTCCTGCCGTCGGGCTGGCTGCTGATCGAGCTGGTCCGTTCCTGGCAGGGGCTCGGCGGGCCGTGGGGCGTGCTGGGCTCCAGTCAGTGGGAGGTGGAGCCCGCGCTGCGGCTGGCCTCGGTGGGCGGGGTGTGGCTGATCAGCTTCCTGGTGGTGGCCGTCAATGTCGCGGTCGCCGTGCTGGTGGCGGTGCGCAGGTGCCGGGTGCCCGCGGTGGCCGGGCTCCTCGCCACGGCCGTCGCCACCTCGGCCGCCTGGGTGTGGTCCCCGCGCCCCGACGTCTCGGACCGGGTCCGGATCGCCGTCGTGCAGCCGGGCGTCATCCAGGGCGGGGCCGGCGCCGACCGGCGCTTCGACCGGGAGGAGCAACTCACCCGCGACCTGGCGGGTCAGGACGTCGACCTGGTCGTCTGGGGTGAGAGCAGCGTCGGCTACGACCTCGACGACCGGCCCGACTTCGCCCGGCGGCTCGCCGCGCTATCACGCGAGACGGGGGCGAACATCCTGGTCAACGTGGACGCGCGACGCTCCGACAAACCCGGCATCTACAAGAGCTCGATCCTCGTCGGCCCGGACGGCCCGACCGGCGCCCGCTACGACAAGATGCGGCTGGTCCCCTTCGGGGAGTACATACCGCTCCGCTCGATGCTGGGCTGGGCCACCTCCGTGGGCAAGGCGGCGGCCGAGGACCGCAGGCGCGGCACCGAGCAGGTCGTGATGGACGCCGGGCACGGGCTGCGGATCGGCCCGATGGTCTGCTTCGAGTCCGCGTTCTCCGACATGAGCCGCAACCTCACCGACGACGGCGCCCAGGTGCTGATCGCCCAGTCGGCGACCTCGACGTTCCAGCAGAGCTGGGCCCCCGAGCAGCATGCCTCGCTCGCCGCGCTGCGCCCCGCCGAGACCGGCCGGCCGATGGTGCACGCGACGCTGACCGGCGTCTCCGCCGTGTACGGCCCCAGCGGGCAGCGCATCGGTTCCTGGCTCGGCACGGACGAGAGCACGAGCGCGGTCTACGACGTGCCGCTGGCCGGCGGTGTGACGCCGTACGTCCGCTTCGGCGACTGGCCGGTGCGGGCGGCGCTGCTGATCATCGCCGCGTGGGGCGCGAGCGAGGGCATCCGGACCCTGCGGCCACGGCTCAGGCGGCCCGCTCCTGAACCGCCCGTACAACCCGCTCGCACAGCTCATGGGTCGCCAGCGCGTCCCGGGCGCTGA
- a CDS encoding FAD-dependent monooxygenase → MAQSSRAIVIGGGIGGLTAAAALHRDGWDVTVLERAPSLEPVGAAISLAPNSLRALDVIGLGDEIRDLAAWQGDGGLRTPSGRWLSRADADTVAERFGDPLVLLHRATLINSLASRLPSGVVRTGVAATLADAGDADRPARVSTPDGDLEADLVVAADGIQSAVRRALFPGHPGTVYAGFTTWRVVIPLPGLEFASHETWGRGRIWGSHPLKDGRVYAYAAAITPAAERAPDDEKTELLRRYGDWHDPIPAILAAARPEDVLRHDVHHIAEPLPAYHRGRVALVGDAAHAMPPTLGQGGNQAVEDAVVLAHHCADLAAYTAARLPRTTAIARRAVKVGRLNMTTGRTAIAVRNAAMAGLSKAAPSLLLRGFAGIADWRPPQAPYAAGKAPAGNHQRRTPREGRLHRTR, encoded by the coding sequence ATGGCACAGTCATCGCGCGCCATCGTGATCGGCGGCGGCATCGGAGGCCTGACCGCGGCGGCCGCACTGCACCGAGACGGCTGGGACGTCACCGTGCTGGAGCGGGCCCCGTCCCTGGAGCCGGTCGGCGCGGCCATATCCCTAGCGCCCAACTCCCTGCGCGCGCTGGACGTCATCGGGCTCGGCGACGAGATCCGCGACCTGGCCGCATGGCAGGGCGACGGGGGACTGCGCACCCCGTCCGGGCGCTGGCTCTCCCGCGCGGACGCCGACACCGTGGCCGAACGCTTCGGCGACCCCCTCGTCCTCCTCCACCGGGCCACCCTCATCAACAGCCTCGCCTCGCGACTCCCGTCCGGGGTCGTCCGGACCGGCGTCGCCGCGACCCTCGCCGACGCGGGCGACGCCGACCGACCGGCGCGCGTCAGCACGCCGGACGGCGACCTGGAGGCCGACCTCGTGGTGGCCGCAGACGGCATCCAGTCCGCCGTACGCCGGGCGCTGTTCCCCGGCCACCCCGGGACCGTCTACGCCGGTTTCACCACATGGCGGGTCGTCATCCCCCTGCCCGGCCTGGAATTCGCCTCGCACGAGACCTGGGGCCGGGGCCGCATCTGGGGCTCGCACCCGCTCAAGGACGGCCGCGTCTACGCGTACGCCGCGGCGATCACGCCCGCCGCGGAACGTGCCCCCGACGACGAGAAGACCGAACTGCTCCGCCGCTACGGAGACTGGCACGACCCGATCCCCGCGATCCTCGCCGCCGCCCGCCCCGAGGACGTCCTGCGCCACGACGTCCACCACATCGCCGAGCCGCTGCCCGCCTACCACCGTGGCCGGGTCGCCCTGGTCGGCGACGCCGCGCACGCCATGCCGCCGACGCTGGGGCAGGGCGGCAACCAGGCCGTCGAGGACGCCGTCGTACTCGCCCACCACTGCGCCGACCTCGCCGCGTACACGGCAGCCCGGCTCCCGCGTACGACCGCCATCGCGCGCCGTGCCGTGAAGGTCGGCCGCCTCAACATGACGACCGGCCGCACCGCCATCGCCGTACGGAACGCGGCGATGGCCGGGCTGTCCAAGGCCGCTCCCTCGCTGCTCCTGCGGGGCTTCGCGGGCATCGCCGACTGGCGGCCGCCACAGGCGCCGTATGCTGCCGGGAAGGCCCCGGCAGGCAACCACCAGAGGAGAACACCCCGTGAAGGTCGGCTGCATCGGACTCGGTGA
- a CDS encoding uracil-DNA glycosylase: MTDIAMLPESWRGVLGDELQQPYFKELMEFVEEERAKGPVHPPREQVFAALDATPYEQVKVLILGQDPYHGEGQGHGLCFSVRPGVKTPPSLRNIYKEMKEELGLPVPDNGYLMPWAQQGVLLLNAVLTVRGGEANSHKGKGWEKFTDAVIRAVADRPDPAVFVLWGNYAQKKLPLIDETRHVVVKGAHPSPLSARKFFGSQPFTQINEAVARQGHEPIDWRIPDLG; this comes from the coding sequence GTGACCGACATCGCCATGCTGCCCGAGTCCTGGCGCGGGGTTCTGGGTGACGAGCTGCAGCAGCCCTACTTCAAGGAGCTGATGGAGTTCGTCGAGGAGGAGCGGGCGAAGGGCCCCGTCCACCCGCCGCGCGAGCAGGTCTTCGCCGCGCTGGACGCGACGCCGTACGAGCAGGTGAAGGTCCTGATCCTCGGGCAGGACCCGTATCACGGCGAGGGCCAGGGACACGGCCTGTGCTTCTCGGTCCGCCCCGGCGTGAAGACGCCGCCGTCGCTGCGCAACATCTACAAGGAGATGAAGGAGGAGCTCGGCCTCCCCGTCCCCGACAACGGCTATCTGATGCCCTGGGCCCAGCAGGGCGTCCTGCTGCTCAACGCCGTGCTCACGGTCCGTGGCGGTGAGGCGAACTCGCACAAGGGCAAGGGCTGGGAGAAGTTCACCGACGCGGTGATCCGTGCCGTGGCCGACCGACCCGACCCGGCGGTGTTCGTGCTGTGGGGCAACTACGCGCAGAAGAAGCTGCCGCTCATCGACGAGACGCGGCATGTGGTGGTCAAGGGGGCGCACCCCTCGCCGCTGTCGGCGCGGAAGTTCTTCGGGTCCCAGCCGTTCACGCAGATCAACGAGGCGGTGGCCCGGCAGGGGCACGAGCCGATCGACTGGCGGATCCCTGACCTGGGCTGA
- a CDS encoding PmoA family protein: MTGLRIVHAHGDRITVTEPVTGVELLAYVYGPEAAWEAPKPYLHPLRTLAGDVVTDYRPNDHRWHKGLSLTASHLSGANLWGGNTYVHGQGYLELPERVGSMTHVGFDEVCADGGRVVIAERLTWHPHSGELWADEQRRVEVHDIEPESGSWALTWTSAVTNRRDEPLRFGSPTTAGREMAGYTGLFWRGPRAFQGGRIIAPDAEGPGLMGEQAPWLAYSGEHDGTDGHATLVFAHAPENDHAGERGAHPAHWFVRNEPFAGVAPSWAFHDELELAPGDTLTRRYRVVVADGAWDREEIAKYLQTHPW; the protein is encoded by the coding sequence GTGACCGGGCTGCGTATCGTCCATGCGCACGGCGACCGCATCACGGTCACCGAGCCGGTCACCGGGGTCGAGCTGCTCGCCTACGTCTACGGCCCGGAAGCCGCCTGGGAGGCCCCGAAGCCGTACCTCCACCCGCTGCGGACCCTCGCCGGTGACGTCGTTACCGACTACCGGCCCAACGACCACCGGTGGCACAAGGGCCTGTCGCTGACGGCCTCGCATCTGTCGGGGGCGAATCTGTGGGGCGGCAACACCTACGTCCATGGGCAGGGGTATCTCGAACTGCCCGAGCGCGTCGGGTCGATGACGCACGTCGGGTTCGACGAGGTCTGCGCGGACGGTGGCCGTGTCGTCATCGCCGAGCGGCTGACCTGGCATCCCCACAGCGGTGAGCTGTGGGCCGACGAGCAGCGCCGGGTCGAGGTGCACGACATCGAGCCGGAGTCGGGGTCGTGGGCCCTGACTTGGACGAGTGCCGTGACGAACCGGCGTGACGAGCCGCTGCGGTTCGGCAGCCCCACCACCGCCGGGCGTGAAATGGCCGGTTACACGGGCCTGTTCTGGCGCGGCCCGCGCGCCTTCCAGGGCGGCCGGATCATCGCCCCGGATGCCGAGGGACCCGGCCTCATGGGCGAGCAGGCGCCCTGGCTGGCCTACTCCGGGGAACACGACGGCACCGACGGCCACGCGACCCTCGTCTTCGCGCACGCCCCCGAGAACGATCACGCCGGTGAGCGAGGCGCCCACCCCGCCCACTGGTTCGTACGCAACGAGCCCTTCGCGGGCGTGGCCCCGTCCTGGGCATTCCACGACGAGCTCGAGCTCGCCCCCGGTGACACCCTCACCCGCCGCTACCGGGTCGTCGTGGCCGACGGGGCCTGGGACCGGGAGGAGATCGCCAAGTACCTGCAGACGCACCCCTGGTAG
- a CDS encoding nuclear transport factor 2 family protein, translated as MTQRVELATLRDRLAVEELITDYAVAVDDGDWAAYRSLFAPEGRADYRSAGGIEGDAGQVAAWLAESMRVFSMRQHLIVNRRVRFGVLEQDAGDTARVQADYVNPMRFAENGDGFAAPDFVCGGRYAFGLLRTYDGWRLREVVVQEKWRRLPDRTAPAVID; from the coding sequence ATGACGCAGCGTGTGGAGCTCGCGACCCTGAGGGACCGGCTCGCGGTCGAGGAACTGATCACCGACTACGCGGTGGCCGTGGACGACGGCGACTGGGCGGCGTACAGGAGCCTGTTCGCCCCGGAGGGACGCGCGGACTACCGCTCGGCCGGCGGCATCGAGGGGGACGCCGGACAGGTCGCCGCCTGGCTCGCGGAGAGCATGCGGGTCTTCTCGATGCGGCAACATCTCATCGTCAACCGCCGGGTGCGCTTCGGGGTCCTCGAGCAGGACGCCGGCGACACGGCCCGGGTCCAGGCCGACTACGTCAATCCGATGCGGTTCGCCGAGAACGGCGACGGCTTCGCCGCCCCCGATTTCGTGTGCGGCGGCCGGTACGCCTTCGGGCTGCTGCGGACGTACGACGGCTGGCGGCTGCGCGAGGTGGTCGTGCAGGAGAAGTGGCGCCGTCTGCCCGACCGGACCGCGCCGGCGGTGATCGACTGA
- a CDS encoding Gfo/Idh/MocA family protein: MKVGCIGLGDIAQKAYLPVLGVQPGVELHLQTRTPATLARVADSLHLPSAQRHADLDSLLAQGLDAAFVHAATVAHPEIVTRLLEAGVPTYVDKPLAYELADSERLVALAERRDVSLAVGFNRRYAPGYTQCADHPRELILMQKNRIGLPEEPRSMILDDFIHVVDTLRFLVPGPIDDVTVRARVESGLLHHVVLQLAGDGFTALGVMNRLSGSAEEVLEVSGQDTKRQVLNLAEVVDHKGQPTVRRRGDWVPVARQRGIEQAVLAFLDAVRAGKVLSARDALATHELCERVVRAVQERAA, from the coding sequence GTGAAGGTCGGCTGCATCGGACTCGGTGACATCGCGCAGAAGGCCTATCTGCCGGTGCTCGGCGTCCAGCCGGGGGTCGAACTGCATCTGCAGACCCGTACGCCCGCGACGCTCGCCCGGGTCGCCGACAGCCTCCACCTGCCGTCGGCACAGCGGCACGCGGACCTCGACTCGCTCCTCGCCCAGGGCCTCGACGCGGCCTTCGTGCACGCGGCCACCGTCGCGCACCCGGAGATCGTGACCCGGCTGCTGGAGGCGGGTGTGCCGACGTACGTCGACAAGCCGCTCGCCTACGAACTCGCCGACTCCGAGCGGCTGGTGGCGCTCGCCGAGCGGCGCGACGTGAGCCTCGCCGTCGGCTTCAACCGGCGTTACGCCCCCGGCTACACACAGTGCGCCGACCATCCGCGCGAGCTGATCCTGATGCAGAAGAACCGGATCGGGCTGCCGGAAGAGCCGCGCTCGATGATCCTGGACGACTTCATCCACGTCGTGGACACCCTGCGCTTCCTGGTGCCGGGCCCGATCGACGACGTGACCGTGCGCGCCCGCGTCGAGAGCGGGCTGCTGCACCACGTCGTGCTGCAGCTCGCCGGAGACGGCTTCACCGCGCTCGGCGTGATGAACCGGCTCAGCGGCTCGGCCGAGGAGGTCCTGGAGGTGTCCGGGCAGGACACCAAGCGTCAGGTCCTCAACCTCGCCGAGGTCGTCGACCACAAGGGCCAGCCGACCGTGCGGCGACGCGGGGACTGGGTGCCGGTGGCCCGGCAGCGCGGCATCGAGCAGGCGGTGCTGGCCTTCCTCGACGCCGTGCGCGCGGGCAAGGTGCTCAGCGCCCGGGACGCGCTGGCGACCCATGAGCTGTGCGAGCGGGTTGTACGGGCGGTTCAGGAGCGGGCCGCCTGA
- a CDS encoding Gfo/Idh/MocA family protein encodes MATSETAPGTDHRHPQSPLAPLPGRRIRVAVIGTGAIARDSHLPALARLAAEGETEIVAAVDIAAESADDFCAIAAEVGVEAGAGAGAGAGTGVAAVAGAGAGVPRAYTDPDLMLQEQRPDLVIICTPPTLHRDQTVAALRAGAWVWCEKPPVPSLADFDAVEAEEGEDGGPYASIVFQHRFGSGTRHVRRLLAEQAMGRPLVAHCQTTWYRDTAYYAVPWRGRWQTEGGGPAMGHGIHQMDLLLDLLGPWSEVRAMAGRLVHDVETEDVSTALVRFANGAMATVVNSVLSPDEVSRIRIDCERATVELTHLYGHRNDNWAITPARDVPSAEAAAWQDFGADVPSSHLDQLRELVASMRVGERPRSSGADGRTSLELIAALYKSAFTDATVKAGEIGPGDPFYTAMHGGAPGWAPVLGEPAAPGEEAAA; translated from the coding sequence ATGGCCACATCCGAGACCGCTCCCGGGACGGATCACCGGCACCCCCAGTCCCCCCTGGCCCCGCTGCCCGGCCGCCGCATCAGGGTCGCCGTGATCGGGACCGGCGCCATCGCCCGCGACTCCCACCTGCCCGCGCTCGCCAGGCTCGCAGCGGAAGGGGAGACGGAGATCGTCGCCGCCGTCGACATTGCTGCGGAGTCGGCCGATGACTTTTGCGCGATCGCGGCTGAGGTCGGGGTTGAGGCAGGGGCAGGGGCAGGGGCAGGGGCAGGGACAGGGGTAGCGGCCGTGGCTGGGGCTGGGGCTGGGGTGCCCCGTGCCTACACCGATCCCGACCTGATGCTCCAGGAGCAGCGGCCCGACCTGGTCATCATCTGCACGCCGCCGACCCTGCACCGCGACCAGACCGTCGCCGCGCTGCGTGCCGGCGCCTGGGTGTGGTGCGAGAAGCCGCCGGTGCCGAGCCTCGCCGACTTCGACGCAGTCGAGGCGGAGGAGGGCGAGGACGGCGGACCGTACGCCTCGATCGTCTTCCAGCACCGCTTCGGCTCGGGCACCCGGCACGTACGACGGCTGCTCGCCGAGCAGGCCATGGGCCGTCCGCTCGTCGCGCACTGCCAGACCACCTGGTACCGCGACACCGCCTACTACGCCGTGCCCTGGCGCGGCCGCTGGCAGACCGAGGGCGGCGGACCGGCGATGGGGCACGGGATCCATCAGATGGATCTGCTGCTCGATCTGCTCGGACCGTGGAGCGAGGTGCGGGCCATGGCCGGGCGTCTGGTGCACGACGTGGAGACGGAGGATGTCTCGACCGCGCTCGTGCGGTTCGCGAACGGCGCGATGGCGACCGTCGTGAACAGCGTGCTGAGTCCCGACGAGGTCAGCCGCATCCGCATCGACTGCGAGCGCGCCACCGTCGAACTCACCCACCTGTACGGCCACCGCAACGACAACTGGGCCATCACCCCGGCCCGGGACGTGCCGAGCGCCGAGGCCGCGGCGTGGCAGGACTTCGGTGCGGACGTGCCCAGTTCGCATCTGGATCAGCTGCGGGAACTGGTCGCGAGCATGCGCGTGGGGGAGCGGCCGCGCAGCAGCGGCGCGGACGGGCGTACGAGCCTGGAGCTGATCGCCGCGCTGTACAAGTCGGCGTTCACGGACGCGACGGTGAAGGCGGGGGAGATCGGCCCCGGCGACCCGTTCTACACGGCGATGCACGGGGGTGCGCCCGGCTGGGCGCCCGTCCTGGGAGAGCCGGCCGCCCCCGGCGAGGAGGCCGCCGCGTGA
- a CDS encoding DinB family protein encodes MTSERNEPATTADERTMLEGWLDYHRQTLAWKCEGLTDAQLRTASVEPSELSLMGLVRHMAEVERGWFRKVLTAEGAGPIYYTEEDQDGEFHLSESDTWEEAYATWQSEIETARRNAARFGLDDVSEGKHRRTGERFNLRWIYTHMIEEYARHNGHADLIRERLDGSTGD; translated from the coding sequence ATGACCAGCGAACGCAATGAGCCCGCCACCACCGCCGACGAGCGCACCATGCTGGAGGGCTGGCTGGACTACCACCGGCAGACCCTCGCCTGGAAGTGCGAGGGTCTGACCGACGCCCAGCTCAGGACCGCCTCCGTGGAACCGTCCGAGCTGTCGCTGATGGGGCTGGTGCGGCACATGGCGGAGGTGGAGCGGGGCTGGTTCCGCAAGGTGCTCACAGCCGAGGGCGCCGGCCCGATCTACTACACCGAGGAGGACCAGGACGGCGAGTTTCACCTCTCCGAGTCGGACACCTGGGAGGAGGCGTACGCCACCTGGCAGTCCGAGATCGAGACCGCCCGGCGCAACGCGGCCCGCTTCGGCCTCGACGACGTCTCCGAGGGCAAGCACCGCAGGACCGGCGAGCGGTTCAACCTGCGCTGGATATACACCCACATGATCGAGGAGTACGCCCGCCACAACGGCCACGCCGACCTGATCCGCGAGCGCCTCGACGGCTCCACCGGCGACTGA
- a CDS encoding DUF4291 domain-containing protein: MQPVPQEPKFRIRAHHTESTVTVYQAYRPQIGGAAARDGRFPSSWSRDRMTWIKPSFLWMMYRCGWATKEGQETVLAVEISREGFAWALRHACLSHHVPALHGDQGAWKRQLRTAPARVQWDPERDLHLNPLPYRSLQLGLTGEAAARYADEWIVGIEDVTPLATEIHARVRAGELERAAELLPQERPYPVEDEALAHLRAQSDR; the protein is encoded by the coding sequence GTGCAGCCGGTCCCGCAGGAGCCCAAGTTCCGCATACGTGCACACCACACCGAGTCCACGGTGACCGTCTACCAGGCCTACCGACCCCAGATCGGCGGGGCCGCCGCCCGCGACGGCCGTTTTCCGTCGTCGTGGAGCCGCGACCGTATGACGTGGATCAAGCCGTCGTTCCTGTGGATGATGTACCGCTGCGGCTGGGCCACGAAGGAGGGTCAGGAGACCGTCCTCGCCGTCGAGATCAGCCGGGAGGGCTTCGCATGGGCACTGCGTCACGCGTGCCTCTCGCACCACGTCCCCGCCCTGCACGGCGACCAGGGCGCCTGGAAGCGGCAGTTGAGGACGGCACCCGCGCGCGTGCAGTGGGATCCGGAGCGCGATCTGCACCTCAACCCCTTGCCGTACCGGTCCCTGCAACTGGGGCTCACCGGCGAAGCGGCCGCCCGGTACGCGGACGAGTGGATCGTCGGCATCGAGGACGTGACACCGCTCGCCACGGAGATCCACGCGCGCGTGCGGGCGGGCGAACTGGAGCGTGCGGCCGAACTGTTGCCACAGGAGCGGCCCTATCCGGTGGAGGACGAGGCCCTCGCGCATCTACGAGCCCAGAGTGACCGCTGA
- a CDS encoding undecaprenyl-diphosphate phosphatase produces MSWFESLILGLVQGLTEFLPVSSSAHLRLTAAFSGWEDPGAAFTAITQIGTEAAVLIYFRKDIGRIISAWARSLTNKEMRQDHDAQMGWLVIVGSIPIGVLGLTLKDQIEGPFRDLRITATMLIVVGIIIGVADRLAARDESGGRHRAAKQRKGLEDLNVKDGLIFGLCQSAALIPGVSRSGATISGGLFMGYTRESAARYSFLLAIPAVLASGLFELKDAMESDHVSWGPTIFATVIAFASGYAVIAWFMKFISTKSFMPFVWYRIALGIVIIVLVATGALSPHAAESAG; encoded by the coding sequence ATGTCTTGGTTTGAATCGCTCATCCTCGGACTCGTCCAGGGGCTGACCGAGTTCCTCCCCGTGTCCTCCAGCGCGCACCTGCGGCTGACCGCGGCGTTCTCGGGCTGGGAGGACCCCGGTGCGGCCTTCACAGCGATCACCCAGATCGGCACGGAGGCCGCGGTACTGATCTACTTCCGCAAGGACATCGGGCGGATCATCTCGGCGTGGGCGCGCTCGCTGACCAACAAGGAGATGCGACAGGATCACGACGCGCAGATGGGCTGGCTGGTGATCGTGGGCTCGATCCCGATCGGCGTGCTCGGCCTGACGCTCAAGGACCAGATCGAGGGTCCCTTCCGCGACCTGCGCATCACGGCGACGATGCTGATCGTGGTCGGCATCATCATCGGCGTCGCCGACCGGCTGGCCGCACGTGACGAGTCGGGCGGCCGGCACCGCGCCGCCAAGCAGCGCAAGGGCCTCGAGGACCTGAACGTCAAGGACGGCCTGATCTTCGGCCTGTGCCAGTCCGCGGCGCTCATCCCCGGAGTCTCCCGCTCCGGCGCCACCATCAGCGGCGGCCTCTTCATGGGCTACACACGCGAGTCCGCGGCCCGCTACTCCTTCCTCCTCGCGATCCCTGCCGTCCTCGCCTCCGGCCTCTTCGAGCTCAAGGACGCGATGGAGAGCGACCACGTCTCCTGGGGCCCGACGATCTTCGCGACGGTGATCGCCTTCGCGTCCGGTTACGCAGTAATCGCGTGGTTCATGAAGTTCATCTCGACCAAGAGCTTCATGCCGTTCGTCTGGTACCGCATCGCGCTCGGCATCGTCATCATCGTCCTCGTGGCCACCGGCGCCCTCAGCCCGCACGCGGCGGAGTCGGCGGGCTGA